The sequence CCATGAAAAAGCAGGAGGGCTACACAAAGAACAGGCAGCTGGAgggattaaaatttatttctcatctgATGGGATACAATGCTCTGAAAACACACAGGCCCCTGGCTGGCTGACTGGAAACACCACAGGCCCCAGGATAGGTGCCTACAGCTCTCCCGGAGCACAGAGCCTCAGGTTCAGGGGCAGATTGTGCATCTTAACAGCATCAACCAGAAAGCCCTAAAAAAGCTctacagagcttttttttttttttttaagattttatttatttgttagatcacaagtaggcagagaggtaggcagagagagaggaggaagcaggctccccactgagcagagagcccgatgcggggctcgatcccaagaccctgagatcatgacctgagccgaaggcagaggctttaacccactgagccacccaggcgcccctctacagaGCTTTAATTCTAGTTAGCAGGCTCAAATGTACTCCTAAATTACACAGATGCTATAGAACTCTTCCACAATGCCTAAATTCTAGgatatttgtaaaaatacagaTGGAGTTTAAattcctctgcctttctttcattaatttatttatttgagagacagtgagagagagaaagcacaagcaggggggaggagggagggagaagcagactccccactgagcagggagcctgatacaggactcgatcccaggacctcgagatcatgtcctgagccaaaggcagatgcttcacctactgagccacccaggtgccccccatgtcctttcatttttttgaaagggAGAAAAGTGCTAGGTTAACATTCCTCACAGCAGGTCTGACTCTTTTCAGAATCGCAGGGATCCTTTGGTTTCTGACAATTAACCTGATCTCAGGTGGTTTAAAGCAGAGATTCTGAAAGCATGCATCCTAATTCCTCCTTTGGTTGACTGTCCTTAAATATTCTCATGGTGGGCTGACAAAGACAGCAGGATTAAAAGCTTTAAAGAAAAgctttggggggtgcctgggtggctcagtgggttaagccgctgccttcggctcaggtcatgatctcaggatcctgggatcgaggcccgcatcaggctctctgctcagcagggagcctgcttcctcctctctctctgcctgcctctctgcctacttgtgatttctctgtcaaataaataaataaaatcttaaaaaaaaaaaaaaaaaaaagaaaagaaaagctttggggacgcctgtgtggctcagttggttaagcggctgccttcggctcaggtcatgatcccagcgtcctgggattgagtcccacatcgggctccttgcttggcggggagcctgtttctccctctgcctctgctgccactctgcctgcctgtgctggcatgctcgctctctctctctctctggcaaataaataaataaaatctttaaaaaagaaaagaaaagaaaagctttatttatttactgcagCTCCAGAGTACGCACTCTTCCTGATAATGTTTGCCCAAAATATTCCATATCATCTCAGGCCTGCACACTAAGAGGCGCCTCACCAGAGAAGGGGCCTTTCCCAGACTATAGAGTTCTAAAACAGACAGTACTCTgaagggatgaaaggcacaggcCCTGGAATGATAGCTGCCAAGATGCCAAGACTCCAGCTTCAAGAAACTTAGAGGGCACCACCAACTCACACACTTGGCAGAGAGACGGGAAGGGAATAGATTTCTCAAACCTCAGGCGCCATAAAGGCTGCAATATCCCCTTTGTTCATAAGCAGAATGAAGAAAGGGGTTAGGCTAAAAAGGACTTTTATGAGGAAAAACTGGTACCTGCCAAAGGAGTGCACtgcaaagagaagcagagaaaggctCCAGGATGTCAGAGGAAAGACGAAGCCAATCTGCCCCTGAGAATGACCCTCACTtgtcagagggggagaaaggTGAAAACTGAGGAGCTCCTCATTCAACCCTGGGGTTCCCCAGAGCTGCTCCAAGGGCACCCATCATCCCAGAACAAGAGGAGCCTAGAGGGTGGGCCTTCTCTCCCAACTGGTTCCAACTTGCCCATCTTAAACCGAAGAGCAAAGTGCCCCCCTCCAGCTGACCTCTctcgtgttttctctctcaaataaaaaacaaaaacaaaaacactttaaaaaaaagagagagaggcccTGACAGACCTTCCTCATAGTCAGAAaagggaagtttaaaaaaaaaaaacagaaacaaaaaaaaaaaatcacaaaagataAAGCAGAGACTAAATCAGCATCCATAAAGTTGTTTCTGATTAAATCAAAGTGAAAATGTCTTCTACACTTGCAGAAAATCAGGTATCATTCCTTCTTCTGTTATCAGCAAGGCAGCAGCCCACAAAAGACCTTAATAATGATCCTTGAAACGTCCCAGGCCcagctaatttatttatttatttatttattttttaaagattttatttatttatttgacggacagagattacaagtaggcaagagaggcaggcagggagagagaggaggaagcaggctctcctcagagcagagagcccgatgtggggcttgatcccaggaccctgggatcatgacctgagctgaaagcagaggctttaacccactgagccacccaggtgccccaaggcccaGCTAATTTAATGTTATGTGTGCAGGTGAAAGCGACCAGGTGTCTAGAGACCATCCTCTTTaatgttcttttagtttctactTACGAATTTAGACCTGTTACAAAGCCAAAGCCCACAAAAATGAccttgaaggaaaaaaactgGTGGGTTAGGGTCAAGTGGACCTAGCACCCCAAGTTAGGCCTACCAGGGAAAGCGGAATTTTGCTTTCCACGGCGCTCTGAACGACAGCGTTTGAATATTTCAAAAGGGTCACTGAGAGCTGTGAGGCCAGCATCTAAGTACTCGGAGGAACCTCGGTAAGGATAAGACCCTTTCCTCAAAGTTTCCGTATGCCCCACCCTTTTTTCCAGCGGAGAACGCTGGCATTCGTGTCCCCTCCCCGATGTCCCGTTACCTCGTTTGAACTCCTCCAGGACAGCGTCCAGCTTGGTGTCGTTGAAGACGAAATGGAGCGGATGGTTGTAGAAGCGGGTGATGGTGCTGAGCGGCGTGCAGTCTTCGGGATCCACGAAGGCCAAGTCCTTGAGGTAAAGCATGTCCACGATGTTGGAGCGCTCCTCCTCATACACTGGGATGCGCGTGTGGCCGCTCTGCATGATACTGGCTAGGACGCCGAAGTCCAGCACGGCGCTGGCGTCCAGCATGAAGCAGTCCTCGAGCGGCGTGAGCACGTCCTCCACGGTCCGGCAACGCAGCACGCCCTTGCTGAGATCGCTGTAGGGGTCGCCGCCGCCGCGGGCCAGCTCCAGCACGCGCTCCCGCAGCCGCCCGGGCCGCGCAGCCAGCTCCAGCAATTGGCCCACGGGCAGCGCCACGGGAAGTGTCAGCAGCACCGCGAGGCGGCTGAGGAGCAGCGCGCGCGGCGCCAGCGCCAACGTCCAGCGCCCGCTCACAGCAGCCGGCACCACCTCGCCCACCAGGAACACGAGCCCTGCGCTGCCCAGCACGGCGGGCACGGCGCGCTGGCCGGCCGCGCGGTACAGCAGCACCGCCAGCGCCGCCTGCGCCAGACTGGCCAGTAGCAACAGCGCGCCCAGGGCGCAGCCGGCCCAGCGCCGCGCGGGCTCTAGGCGCCGCGCCGCCGCACGCTCAGCCTCCGAGCCGCTCTCGCGCAGCACCTGCACCTCGGCCGGCGCCAGCGCCAGCGCGCTCAGCTGCAGGCCCCGCGCCAGCGCCGCCAGCGCCAGCAGCCCCGCCGCCCCCAGGCCCAATGCCCAGGGCGGCGCCGCCTCCTCGGCTGCCGCGCCGCCTGGCTCCACGCGCACCGCCAGCAGCGCGGAATGCGGGCGCACGGCCTCGGCGCGCAGGCGCAGCAGCGCGCTCCACTCGCCCGCAGGGGCCACCGCCTCCTCGGCCGCCGACGCGTCCGGCTCCCCGCGCACCGCCAGCAGCGCCGAGTGCGGGCGCACGGCCTCGGCGCGCAGGCGCAGCAGTGCGCGCCACTCGCCCGTAGGGGCCACCGCCTCCTCGGACGCCGCGGCCGGCCCGCCCTCGGGGCAACCCGCCCCCTCGGGGGCCACCCAGGACCAGGAGCTGTTGGCCAAGCCGGAGCCGAAGAGGCGTAGGCGGAAGGTGGCCTCCCGTGCAGTCCGCACCTCTTCTCCGCGCTCCCACCCCACGTCCGCGGCTCCGTCCTCCTCCAGACAGACGCCCAACACTCGCGGGCCCGACGCCGCCTTTACGGCGGCGTTGCCCAGGCACAGCGCGGCGAGCAACCAGCCTAAAAgacccgccgccgccgccatcgcctgctgccccctctcggCCTCCCGCGCAGCCTACCCTCCGCCTCCCCCGAACCAATCGTCGCTAGCCCTGGCGCCTCCTCCGCCAATAGGCGGCGGACGGGGGCGGGCCCCAGGGTCGGACTAGGCTGCGCCGGGGAGTAAACAAGACGCGGCGCGATCCCGGGGCCGGCTGGGGGCGTGGGGCTCTCGGCCCGGCCGGGCTCAGCTGTGACTCCCAGGCGAGAGGGGGCCAGAGCCCGGACGCGCGGAGCGTCGAGTTGGGCGTCCAGTTTCCACAGGCCGTGCGGGCGAGCCTGGAGGCCGCACTTGTCCCTGAACCGGGGCGCGGAGCggagtgttccaggcagagtgTTCAAGTGTGTGTCATGGACCGTTTCCTAGGAAAGGGCCCCGTGAGCCACTGGCATAGGCGCAAGGAGAGCTGAAACAACCGATGACCGGACGTTGGGAAGGTCAAGTTTCCTGAAGATTGTGCCCGACTGTGTCTGGGGACGTGAGACACAGCCCTTTGCCTTCATGGAACTTGCATTCCTGCCAGGGAGAACGATGGTAATGATGTAAACACGGGAAATCACTACCTCATTGGACCCTCATAGCTCCTTTTACAGGAAAAAAGCGAAGCATGACTTAGCACGGATGCAGGATTCCAACACGACCTGCCTGGTCACTATCTCAGCCACGTTAGCAGAGGGCAGCTGTGTCAGAAATTACTGTTACCTGGTCACTCCACTTCCAGCAGATAATCCTTGGGAAAAAATCTCCTCGGGAACAACAGGAACTATTCAAGAGGATCCTTACTGGAGAGTTAGTTTTAGAAGACAGTGTGGTTCATTGACAGGCTGAAATGTTTTTCACCCATCGTATATGATCTCTGTAAGATTGGAAGTAAATAGAAAAACCGAACAAGGCTTTTCTACAAGGATCCagattgtttttgtattttctttacatttttatgtattttcaaatcTCCTTACAAAAATAGACTTTTGATAAGGGTGCTCATATACAGGTCATTTAAGTTTTTCCTATGGAGTCTACGGAAATACATTTGCTAGGTCatgaaaagaataagaagaaataaaggcaCTGTGGCCACAGTTAAGTAAAATCTGTAGAAGGCAATGTGCCAAAATGAGCAAATCCATGGCAAatgaccaaaaacaaacaaacaaaaacttctgtGGAAAAACTCTTCAAAGGATGCTAAGAATCTCTCTTCAACGTCATAAATTCAGTGCTGTGATTCAGTCACATCTCCATGTTTTCAACTTTTATTATCTAGAGGGTGCTACACCTCACTGGCAGATTACAGAATAAGCCACCAGCAGAAGCAATAATGACACTACTGAGTCTTTACACTGAATCAGTACGACtcctttgaaggaaaaaaaaactatggatTCAGCCCCTTTGGTTCACATGTCTCCAAGTCCAGATAAAATGCTGACATTGAAATAGAATGGATGATATACTTGAAAGTTAAGTGCCTGGAAAGTTATTAATGAGCAAAGAACAGTTCCAGAGCAAAGACAGGAAAAATTCCCTACGGATCTGGTCTCAAGCGCCCTTGGAGAACAACCggttattcatttttttggagaaaatatttgggtaGGACAACTGGATCGCACTTGAAAACACAAATGGTCATTTAAACTGTGATacccaaagacagaaagaatccACAGGGCAAAGCTGCTCAAGGAGCAATTTTCTGTTAACAATAGAGGCCTCAACAGTACTTCTCTAGCTTCTTTCTTCATTGGCTCTGCACCATTCTTTATCCTCCATCATGGGTGGTAATTGGATCAATGGGTGGTCATTGCATCAATGGAGACACATACCACTTGACCTTCAGTCCCTCACTGACCCACCCTGGGCCATTTTCCTTACTGTCCATTTGGTTCAAGACCTTTCCATATTTCATCTCAATACAATTCTTGAGTTTTAAACTCGTTTTAACTACTGTGAATTCACTGGCTAATTCCTGCTTATTTTCAAGTCTGCAAGTGTCACTTACTCCAGCAGGTCTTCCTCAACCATCTTGACTAGGTTGGGTCATAGTTATGGGAACTATGTGCTCTTCCTTAATAGCATCCAGTACTT comes from Neovison vison isolate M4711 chromosome 8, ASM_NN_V1, whole genome shotgun sequence and encodes:
- the CNNM3 gene encoding metal transporter CNNM3; this translates as MAAAAGLLGWLLAALCLGNAAVKAASGPRVLGVCLEEDGAADVGWERGEEVRTAREATFRLRLFGSGLANSSWSWVAPEGAGCPEGGPAAASEEAVAPTGEWRALLRLRAEAVRPHSALLAVRGEPDASAAEEAVAPAGEWSALLRLRAEAVRPHSALLAVRVEPGGAAAEEAAPPWALGLGAAGLLALAALARGLQLSALALAPAEVQVLRESGSEAERAAARRLEPARRWAGCALGALLLLASLAQAALAVLLYRAAGQRAVPAVLGSAGLVFLVGEVVPAAVSGRWTLALAPRALLLSRLAVLLTLPVALPVGQLLELAARPGRLRERVLELARGGGDPYSDLSKGVLRCRTVEDVLTPLEDCFMLDASAVLDFGVLASIMQSGHTRIPVYEEERSNIVDMLYLKDLAFVDPEDCTPLSTITRFYNHPLHFVFNDTKLDAVLEEFKRGKSHLAIVQKVNNEGEGDPFYEVLGLVTLEDVIEEIIKSEILDESEDYRDAAVRKKPAPLSAPLRRKEDFSLFKVSDDEYKVKISPQLLLATQQFLSQEVDVFSPLRISEKVLLHLLKHPSVNQEVRFDESNRLAAHHYLYQRSQPVDYFILILQGRVEVEIGKEGLKFENGAFTYYGVSALTSPSSVHQSPVSSLQSLRHDLPPEPADGACLSAYCPDYTVRALSDLQLIKVTRLQYLNALLATRAQSLPQSPENTDLQVIPGSQTRLLGDKTATAAGPHHSRPGLPAEESPGRNPGV